ACTAGTAAATCGTGCTCCGTCTGTGGCCAGTTTGTCTAGGTTAGGTGTTTGAATGTTTGGATGACCAAAGCAACTAAGATCACCATAACCGAGATCATCAGCCATCATGATGATTATGTTTGGTCTTTCGGTCTGGGCTATGGAGGCTGATGCAGTCAAGACCAGCCAAAGGGTCATATTTATAATAGATGTTAGCAGAGAGTATTTCATATTTGATGTTCCATGATGTTTATTTTCTACGCTTTTAGATACAAAATTGAATTTACAGGTTTATTTGGGAACATCTCATAGATAGCTTCTAAGTAGAACAGGATGCTCAGCTCAGTGAAACTCGTAAAGTATACTGAGATTGGAAGCTCCTTATCAAATAGGCTTATTTTCATATTCATTCTATCCCGCATAACCATCAAGTTTAGCCTTAAAGCCAAATTAGCTAAGGCTGACTGCTAGCTTTGCTCTCTGATTCCTGTCTTCCTGGGGAAGTATGGCAAACTGAACTTCTGGGATAACCTAGCAGGGATTTTTTGTTAGTAGTAAAAAATGTCGATAAATCCTTTTTTATAACATAAAAGTCATCCTGAACTTCGTTTATTGCATCGCCTATTTAAGGTTAAATATAAATGATTATTTTTCAATCAAAATCCTAATAAATAGTTGCTCATCGGGTTCGGGGACTTGGTAGAGTCGCTCATCTAATTTCTCATCGACAGTGAATTCTGAAAAATCCCAGTCAACGTTCTTCCAAGTCTGAAGATCTGAGGAGGACTGAACTTGGTAACCTATAGTCAGGTCGTTTCTAAGAAGCATATGTGAGAATTGCATATCTCCAGATGCCTGGTCTGTGTATAGCTTAAAGCCGCGAGGAGCAATTCGAAAATTCAGAGGATTCCCTCCTAGGGCATATTCCGTTAGGTTATTAAGGCCATCTCCATCGAAGTCCGCATATTCTGGGCCAATGTTCATTCCTAATTCAGGCCACCAATAGTCGATTCCTTCGACTATCCATTTGGTAACCATGGAGCGGGTTTCAAACCGAAAGTGAGAAGCGCTTAAGAATTGGTCGAAGATTTTAACTTCGCAAATGGCGCCATTGAAGGAGCGATTGGTATGAGTGGTTCTCCCAATTGTCACAGGATTGGAGTTTGAGAAATCTTGAGCAGACACGGTTTTCTGGTGGATGATATTATTTATGGAGTCCCAAAACTCAAAAAGCTGCGTCTGAGGGTCATAATTAATAGCAAAAACTACAGTGTCTCCATCAGAAATATCGTCATACCTATCGGCTGTAATCACCGTTTTACCCAATGATGCTTGGAGTTTACCATTTGACATAGTCCGAAGCAGGATACTGTTAGAAGATTGCTTTGTGTTGTTACCGAACAGGTCATATCTCTTTCCTGAGGCTAGATCGTTGTTAGCAACAGCTAAGATAGCACAAAAGCCATCTGCGCCAGCAACCGTTTGGTCGAGCCAATCATCCGACTCAGAGGCAGAGAAAAGCTCTACTCTGTTTGACGAAGTGCCCACATCAATTCCTATGAGATCCGCTTTTGAACGTGTCACACTAGGATACGATATTTCACCTGAAAGTAGGACCGCGTGGTTTTCATTACCAGATAGATCAATCCAAAACTCGTCCACATCTGATTTGACTGAGGCTGCGTCATTTGCATCCAAATGCTGGAAGGGTTGCACCGTAGAGGTTCCAGTCAAAGTATAGAGGTCAGGAACGTCATGCTCGAAAAGAGTCCATTCGTCATTCCGGAAATCAATAAAATTCGAAATGACGGCCTCATCTGAAACCGCAAATTCAGGACGGTATTTGGCAAGAACAGGTGTCCATGACCTAATGAGGTCACTTTTGCTGGTATCCAGCCAGGATGACCATTGCAAAATCCAGGCTAACTCATTTGTTGTAGGATTATTTTTTAGTGGGAGTAGGTGTCTTGAATACCAGTCAAAATTTTTAGGATCTATGTAGCCATTCTCAAAATTAATGTCGTCATCTTCGTATTGAACAAACCCGCCTTTGACGCCTACCTCAGTTAATGCGGCAATTTTATTATATTCTCTGGCATAGGCAACAATGATCTGGGTTGCTAGCCTAAGGTCAGACTCAAAATTCCTTTTGTTATACATGTCCACGCCATACCCATCCACCCATCCGGGTCCGGGGTATTTCTCAAGAAATTCTTGAAAGCTTCTGGCATTATTAGGCGATTGAATATAAATCAAATTATGAACTCCCTTTACATCACGTAGGTATTCAACGGTTAGCTTCCATAGCGCTATATGTTCATCCTTGGTAGCATTTTTGCCAGACCACCAGAAGGAATTATGGTTTTGCTCGTGCAAAGGCCTGAAAAAAATAGGGATCAATTTACCCTCATCGTCTTTCATGGCCTTAAAGAATCCTGCAGCCTCGTCGAGATAATATTTATAGCGTATGTTGGCGGCAGATCCCTCAATTAAAGTATTAGTTACAGGATCTCCAGTGCGGCTGTCAAAGTCCAAATCATTGGTAGGGTTGGGCATGTGCCAACTCAAAGAAATAATGCCTCCTCTTCTGTGAACACGAGTGATGATTTCATGGTAATGAGTCTCATGATATCTGGCGTCCTCAAACTTAGGGGGTTTAAATTCTTCAGGGTTTTTCCAATCAAAACTAGGGATGTCATAGTCCGAATTGATCCATAAATACCAATCTTCGGAATCTCTGAGATCCAGCCCTATTACTGATGGGTTGCTTCCTGTTATTTCACGTATATCACTATTCGCATAATAGGTTAAATCTTGTGCGTGATAACCTCGCATAAATGGCCGCTGGACACCATACATAATTCTAGTTTTGGCGAGTTGCTGGACATTCTTGTAGAGCTCTACTGTTTCTTGAGTTGCCTTTTTGTCTATTAGGAGTGGAGCAGGCTCTGTAGGCATAGCATGAATCT
The DNA window shown above is from Verrucomicrobiota bacterium and carries:
- a CDS encoding glycosyl hydrolase, with product MLTANKHLLRSLLAIHWTITAACWGQITIDYTTSDSPTGLTSVDVVHDVQNDTATISGISGLGISGSFGNVETTGSFTMRITAIGEEGTKATVNAWDWKFAPGAGSELAKNGDGWGVTSSKKTDVLIDNKDALLFEFDFSGLSLGRGESLELVSVTVQDTSGRLEVWRKSRASSIVPSLPDLGEMLSPKASNGSKSVIKPLNIEIKDQDRLAILNDLTYAAGKRSFKAITFRISGPRDFEAEAGNGQVNLNWANELNNKLKSYNLYRSTTSPVNMSNNHFYQNIQGNTYIDANVSNGTNYFYAISPKFKNGKEGVLSAEIHAMPTEPAPLLIDKKATQETVELYKNVQQLAKTRIMYGVQRPFMRGYHAQDLTYYANSDIREITGSNPSVIGLDLRDSEDWYLWINSDYDIPSFDWKNPEEFKPPKFEDARYHETHYHEIITRVHRRGGIISLSWHMPNPTNDLDFDSRTGDPVTNTLIEGSAANIRYKYYLDEAAGFFKAMKDDEGKLIPIFFRPLHEQNHNSFWWSGKNATKDEHIALWKLTVEYLRDVKGVHNLIYIQSPNNARSFQEFLEKYPGPGWVDGYGVDMYNKRNFESDLRLATQIIVAYAREYNKIAALTEVGVKGGFVQYEDDDINFENGYIDPKNFDWYSRHLLPLKNNPTTNELAWILQWSSWLDTSKSDLIRSWTPVLAKYRPEFAVSDEAVISNFIDFRNDEWTLFEHDVPDLYTLTGTSTVQPFQHLDANDAASVKSDVDEFWIDLSGNENHAVLLSGEISYPSVTRSKADLIGIDVGTSSNRVELFSASESDDWLDQTVAGADGFCAILAVANNDLASGKRYDLFGNNTKQSSNSILLRTMSNGKLQASLGKTVITADRYDDISDGDTVVFAINYDPQTQLFEFWDSINNIIHQKTVSAQDFSNSNPVTIGRTTHTNRSFNGAICEVKIFDQFLSASHFRFETRSMVTKWIVEGIDYWWPELGMNIGPEYADFDGDGLNNLTEYALGGNPLNFRIAPRGFKLYTDQASGDMQFSHMLLRNDLTIGYQVQSSSDLQTWKNVDWDFSEFTVDEKLDERLYQVPEPDEQLFIRILIEK